Proteins encoded together in one Astatotilapia calliptera chromosome 7, fAstCal1.2, whole genome shotgun sequence window:
- the LOC113025390 gene encoding hydroxycarboxylic acid receptor 2-like, producing the protein MLQQPFPLMGQKMNLTVTDLCCAFESPILDQVLPPVLILEFMFGLTGNFVALWMFIFHMDTWKPNAVYLTHLAVADSIVLFCLPFRADYYRRGKNWLYGDIPCRILLFLLAANRAAGIFFLTAVAVDRYFKIVHPSNRINQMGLGYAFWVSFGLWCLIFLATGYLLADQHFYYNNNRTQCESFNICMGFSPLSTWHNTFYVVQFFLPTAIVAFCTIRITWQLRIRTVDKKGKIKRAVQFILAVALIFIICFFPSTISRIAVWVLKVWYNECKYFEEANLAFYTSVCLTYFNSVLNPVLYYFSSPAFSGAFNKVLNKLLRRSSDKDEKKSSENDISTIDDRRL; encoded by the coding sequence ATGTTACAGCAGCCGTTTCCTCTGATGGGTCAGAAGATGAATCTCACAGTCACAGATCTCTGTTGTGCCTTCGAATCTCCCATCCTGGACCAAGTTTTGCCTCCAGTTCTCATCCTGGAGTTCATGTTTGGACTAACGGGGAACTTTGTCGCCCTGTGGATGTTCATCTTTCACATGGACACATGGAAACCCAACGCTGTGTACCTCACTCACCTGGCAGTTGCAGACTCCATCGTGCTCTTCTGCTTGCCTTTCCGAGCAGATTACTACAGGCGTGGGAAAAACTGGCTCTACGGTGACATCCCGTGTCGCATCTTGCTCTTTTTGCTGGCAGCCAACCGCGCAGCTGGGATCTTTTTCCTCACGGCCGTGGCTGTAGATCGTTACTTCAAGATCGTCCACCCGTCGAATCGGATCAACCAAATGGGGCTGGGCTATGCTTTCTGGGTCTCATTTGGCCTCTGGTGCTTGATCTTCCTTGCTACGGGGTACCTTCTTGCTGATCAGCACTTTTATTACAACAACAACCGTACGCAGTGTGAAAGTTTCAACATCTGCATGGGCTTTAGTCCCCTTTCCACCTGGCATAACACTTTCTATGTTGTCCAGTTTTTCCTGCCCACTGCCATCGTGGCCTTCTGCACCATCAGAATTACATGGCAGCTGAGAATCCGGACTGTGGACAAGAAGGGGAAAATCAAACGGGCCGTTCAGTTCATCCTGGCCGTGGCTTTAATCTTTATCATCTGCTTTTTCCCCAGCACCATATCGCGTATTGCAGTGTGGGTCCTCAAGGTATGGTACAATGAATGCAAATACTTTGAAGAAGCCAACCTGGCATTCTACACGTCAGTGTGTTTGACTTACTTCAACAGTGTCCTCAACCctgttttgtattatttctcGAGCCCTGCCTTCAGTGGAGCCTTCAACAAGGTCCTTAACAAACTGTTGAGAAGAAGCAGCGACAAAGATGAGAAAAAGTCATCAGAGAATGACATTTCCACCATAGATGATAGAAGGCTGTAA